Part of the Micromonospora rhizosphaerae genome is shown below.
GCCGCAACCCCGGCGTTCACCCGCAACATCGACCTCAGCGCGCTGCGTCGGGTCCCCGCCCCGCCGGCGTGGGCCCAGCGGATCGCCGGCCTCCAGCTGCCGCTGCTCAACGTGCTGCTCGTGCCGGCCGCCGTGGTGGCCGCATTGGTTGACCGGGTGACCCCGGTGGTGGTGACCGGGCTGGTCACCCTCGCCGCCGGGCTGGTGACCGCGGCGGTGCTGGCGCTCAGCTGGCTGCGCGGGCGCGGCCGGACGCCGGGGATCCTGCCCGAGGTGCACGCCTGGCTGGCCCGGGAGCGGCCGGAGGTGGCGCTCTACTTCGCCGGCCCGGCGAAGGACGTGTACCAGGCCAACATGTGGCTCGCCCCGACCGAGGCGGCCGGGCGCCGCGCGGTGGTGCTGCTGCGCCACGAGGACGCCTTCCGGGAGCTCGCCGACACCCGCCTGCCGGTGATCTGCGTACCGGCCGGGGTGGACTTCATGAACCTCGACCTGGGCAGCATCCGGGTCGCCCTCTACGCCGCGAACGTCGGCGCCAACATCCACATGCTGCGCGAGCCGGGCATGAAGCACGTCTTCGTCGGGCACGGCGACAGCGACAAGCAGGCCAGCGTCAACCCCTACAGCAAGGTGTACGACGAGGTGTGGGTGGCCGGGCCGGCCGGGCGGGAGCGGTACGCCCGGGCCGGGGTGGGGGTGCTGGACCGGAACATCGTCGAGATCGGCCGGCCCCAGCTCGCCGGGGTGCACACCTTCGGCTCGGCGGCCGCCGATCACCCCTTCACCGTGCTCTACGCCCCCACCTGGGAGGGCTGGCTCGACGACGACCAGTACCACACCTCGCTGGTGCTGATGGGGGAGCTGATCGTGACCGGCCTGCTCGCCGCGGGCGGCGTCCGGCTGATCTACAAGCCGCACCCGCTGACCGGCTCCCGGTCGAGGCAGGCCCGGGCGGCCCACGAGCGGATCGTCGCCCTGATCCGGGCCGCCGGCGGGGACACCGACGCCACCTCGTTGGACGGCACCGCCCACCTGGTGGTCACCGGCCGCACGCCGGCCCTGTTCGACTGCTTCAACGCCACTGACCTGCTGGTCAGCGACGTCTCGAGCGTGGTCTCCGACTTCGTGCAGAGCGAGCGGCCGTACGTGGTGGCCAACCCGGCGGGCCTGCCAGAGGACGAGTTCCGCCAGACGTTCCCGACCGCCCGGGCGGCCTACCTGTTCTCCGCCGACTGCGGCGAGCTGGAGAAGATCCTCGCCGTCACCCGGGCGGGCGATGACCCGATGACCGAGGCGCGGCGGGAGCTGAAGGAGTACCTGCTCGGGCCGGCCGGGGCGAACCCGATGGACCGCTTCCGGGAGGAGATCGGCCGGCTCTGCGGCTGAGGCGCGGAGCCGACGGAGGGCGACGGTCGACGGCGGGCAGCCGTCGACCGTCGCCCTCCGTCGCGTTCAGCCCCGCTGCGGCGGGTTGTCGACGTCGCGGGAGACGACCTCGCCCTGCTCGTCGACCCAGCCCTTCGGGCGCGCCGGGTTGCCGGCGACGAGCTGGTACGGCTTGACGTCCTTGGTCACCACGGAACCGGCGGCGATCATCGCGTACTCGCCGACCTCGATGCCGCAGACCAGGGTGGCGTTGGCGCCGATCGAGGCGCCCCGGCGGATCAGGGTGGGGGTGATCTTCCAGTCCGGGTTCTGGGCGCGCGGGCGGAAGTCGTTGGTGAAGACCGCGCAGGGGCCGACGAAGACCTCGTCCTCGATCGTGACGCCCTGGTAGACGGAGACGTTGTTCTGGATCTTCACCAGGTCGCCGACGGTGACGCCGGCGTCGACGTACACGTTGCGCCCGAGCACGCAGCCGGCGCCGATCTGCGCGGTCGAGCGGATGTGGGCCAGGTGCCAGACCTTGGTGCCGTCGCCGATCTCGGCGCCCTCCTCGACGTCGGCCGTGGGGTGGACGAAGACGGAGGGGGACCGGTCGTTGGTGTCAGTCATCCTTCAACTCGCATCGTCGGGGGCGCGTGTCGCGCCGTCGGTGCCCTGCGCCGACCGCGTCGGGTGGCCGACGCGGGTCGGCGCGGGCCAGGACCGCCCCGCCGCCGGCCGGCTCTCGAGGCCGGCGTGCGGGCTCGGCGTAGCTTACCGAGCCGCTCAGCCGAGCAGCGCCGCCACCGCGTCGGCGGCCGGTCGGTCCGCCGGCAACGCCTCCGCCGCCACCACCGCGGACACCGGCAGGACGCCGTAGAGGTGCGGAAAGAGCGCGCCGCCCCGGGACGGCTCCCAGCGCAGCTCGTCGCCGAGCCGGGCGGGGTCGACGGTGAGCAGGGTCAGCCCGGTGACGCCCCCGAAGACCCGGCGGGCCGTCTCCACCACCTGGTCGGCTCCGGAGAGGTGGATGTATCCGTCCTGGTGGTCCATCGCGGTGCCGGTGAAGTGTCCCGCCCCGCGGGCCCGCTCCCACTCGCTGGTCGCCAGCATCTTGTAGATCACCACCGCAGCCTAGGCGGGACGTGTTCGGTTCGTCGGTACCGCTCCGACCGCGTCGCCGGAGGCGGCATGCTCGGGTGGGAGTGGCCGCGGAGGGATGGGTGATGAAGAGCTACGACGATGACTGGACCGACGGCGAGCGGGCCGTCTACGACGAGGTCTACCAGGCGGGCGTGGAGTGGGCGGACGACCCGGACACCCCCTCGGAGGACGTACAGCACGTGATCAACCTCGGGGAGGCGGACGACGACACCTTCGGCGATTCGGAGACCGACTACCCGCCCCTGGTCGACGCGGTCACCGAGGCGACCGGGGAGAACGTGACCAGCGTGCCGGCCAGCCACTCCGACCCGGGGTTCCGCGGCTTCGTCGACGGGGTCCGGGACGCGACCGCCGACGAGGTCTTCGGCCTCTGAGCGTCCCGGGCACCCGTCCGCCGCGATCCCCGGGACTCCCGTCCCGCCGACGCTTCTGCCACCATTCTGGGCAGCACGTCGAGGAGATGGGAGCACGGGTGCGGATCCTGCTGGTCGAGGATGACCGTCGGGTGGCGGCCGCCCTGTCGTCCGCGCTCACCCGCCGCGGATACGAGGTGGAGCACGCCGCCACCGTCGCCGCGGCGCTCTCCGCCGCCCCCTGCGACCTGGTGCTCCTCGACCTGACCCTGCCCGACGGGGACGGCACCGACCTCTGCCGGGAGCTGCGCCGGCGCAGCAGCCAGCTCGGCATCATCGCGGTGACCGCCCGGGGCGAGGAACGGGACCGGGTGCTCGGCCTCCGGCTGGGCGCCGACGACTACGTGGTCAAGCCGTTCTCGATGGTGGAGCTCCAGGCCCGGATCGAGGCGGTGCTCCGGCGCGCCGCGCACACCGTGCCGGAGCGCAACCTGATCGAGGCGGGCCCCGTCCGCATCGACGTGGGCGGCCGGACGGTGAGCGTGGCCGGCCGACCGGTCGCGCTCACCCGCAAGGAGTTCGACATCCTGCTCTCCCTCGCCCGGCAGCCCGGGGTGGCCGTGCCGCGCGACCGGATCCTGCTCGACGTCTGGGGCACCACCTGGGCCGACCGGCACACCGTGGAGGTGCACGTGGGCTCGCTGCGCGGCAAGCTCGGCGACCCCACCCTGGTGGAGACCGTCCGCGGGGTCGGCTACCGGCTCCGCAGCGAGTGAGGGGGCCCGGTGCGTCGTCGGCTGGTGGTCAGTTACCTGCTGCTGATGGTGCTGGTGCTCATGGCGTTGGAGACGCCACTGGCGGCCACCCTGGCCACCCGGGAGACCGACCGCGTCCGCGCCGACCGGCTCGCCGACGCCACCCGCTTCGCCTCGCTGGCCGGGCCGGCGCTGCGCGGCGGGGTGGTCGGCCCGCTCGACTCGGAGCTCGGCGCGTACGACGAGCTGTACGGCATCGGCGCGGCGGTGGTCGACCGGGACCGCCGCACGGTGACCGCCTCCGTCAGCTGGGAGGCCGGCCCCGGCACCGAGTCGGCGCTGGCCACCGCGCTGGCCGGGCAACAGTCCAGCGGGCCGGAGTCGGTGTGGCCCTGGACGGACGGTCCGGTGGTGGTGGCGGTCCCGATCAACGACGGCGGCGAGGTGCTCGGCGCGGTGATTACCGCCACCCCGCCCGACGCGGTCCGGCGTACCGTCACCACCTGGTGGCTGCTGCTCGCGGCGCTCGGCCTGATCGCGGTGCTGGCCTGCATCTCCACCGCGTTCGGGCTGGCCGGGTGGGTGCTGCGCCCGGTCACCGAGCTGGACTCGGTGACCCACGAGATCGCCGAGGGTGACCGGCGGGCGCGGGTGCGGCCCCGGCTGGGCCCGCCCGAGCTTCGCCGCCTGGCGGCGAGCTTCAACAACATGGCGGACGTGGTCTCCGACGTGATGGACCGGCAGCGCGCCTTCGTCGCGCACGCCAGCCACCAGCTGCGCAACCCGCTGACCGCGCTGCGGCTGCGCGTGGAGGAGCTGGGGCCGAGCCTGACCGACCCGGACGGCCGCACCGAGCACCGGCTGGCGCTGGAGGAGACCGACCGGCTGGCCATGGTGCTCGACGCGCTGCTCACCCTGGCCCGCGCCGAACGCGAGGAGAATCAGCGGATCACCGTGGACGCGCCCGCGGTGGCCGCCTCCCGGGTGACCGCCTGGCAGCCGCTGGCCCGGCACCGGTCGGTCACCCTCCGGCTGGCCGCGGTGGACGCCCCCGCGTACGCCCGCACCGTGCCGACCGCCATCGACCAGGCGCTCGACGCGTTGATCGACAACGCGGTGAAGTTCAGCGGCGCCGGGGGAGAGGTGACGGTGACCGTCCGGTCGGCCGACGGCGGCACCGCCGTGGAGGTCCGGGACACCGGCCCGGGCATGACGCCGAGCCAGCTCGACCAGGCCACCGAGCGGTTCTGGCGGGCCCCGGACGTGCAGAACGTCGACGGCGCCGGGCTGGGGCTCACCATCGTCGCGGTGCTGGTGGACGCCTCCGACGGCCGGCTGACCATGCGTCCTGGGGAACCCCGGGGACTGGTCGCCGAGCTGTGGTTCCCCGCCCCGGCAGGGGACGTCGCGCCGACCGGCGGGCCGGACGGGGAGCCGCCCGCTCCCGGCGTCCTGCCGGAGCCCCGGCCGCCCGCCGCACCGGAACGGCCGGTGGACGCCCACTAGGGCTTGCTCGCGCGGTACCAGTCCGCGGCCCCCGGATGCAGCGGCAGCGGGGTGGTGACGATCGCGGCGCGCGGGCTCATCCGGCCGGCCGCCGGATGCGCCGCGGCCAGTTCCGCCCGCCGTTCCATCAGCAGCCGGGTCACCTCGCGGACCAGCGCCTCCGGCAGGTCGGCGCGGACGATCAGGTAGTTCGGGTTGGCCACGGTGGTGACCGGCTCCAGGCCGTACACCGAGCGGGAGATGTCCCGGGTCACGTAGACCTCGCCGTAGCCGCGGCGCAGCGGCTCGGTCCAGTCACCGAGGTCGACGATCCGGATGGCGGTGGCGGCGGCCAGCTCCGCGACGCCGCGTACCGGCAGGCCGCCGGAGAAGAAGAAGGCGTCGATCCGGCCGGCCCGCAGCGCCGCGACCGAGTCGTCCAGACCGAGGTGCTCCTGCCGCACCTGGTCGCCGCCGAGGCGGGCCACGTCCAGCAGCCGGGTGGCGGTGACCTCGGTGCCTGAGCCTCGGGCGCCCACCGAGACGCGCCGCCCGCGCAGGTCGTCCAGCGTCCGCACCGGGCCGCCGGCGGTGGTGACCAGGTGCAGCAGGTCGTCGTAGACCCGGGCCACGGCGAGCACGCCGGGCTGCTGCCGCGGCACGGTCGGCAGCACGTCGGCCTGGGTGAAGCCCAGCTCCGCCTCGGCGGAGGAGACCAGCCGGACGTT
Proteins encoded:
- a CDS encoding CDP-glycerol glycerophosphotransferase family protein; protein product: MFSRVRSQQGFAAVGAVLLAYGIMILAGAFGWVVPFAAAGLVAIAGEFALATRFAETGELLQKAGLGLVWRRLIRDLSVVLLIVSAVRAGVGGTVAVILLPAALWTVAVGTTALAKITDGRAATPAFTRNIDLSALRRVPAPPAWAQRIAGLQLPLLNVLLVPAAVVAALVDRVTPVVVTGLVTLAAGLVTAAVLALSWLRGRGRTPGILPEVHAWLARERPEVALYFAGPAKDVYQANMWLAPTEAAGRRAVVLLRHEDAFRELADTRLPVICVPAGVDFMNLDLGSIRVALYAANVGANIHMLREPGMKHVFVGHGDSDKQASVNPYSKVYDEVWVAGPAGRERYARAGVGVLDRNIVEIGRPQLAGVHTFGSAAADHPFTVLYAPTWEGWLDDDQYHTSLVLMGELIVTGLLAAGGVRLIYKPHPLTGSRSRQARAAHERIVALIRAAGGDTDATSLDGTAHLVVTGRTPALFDCFNATDLLVSDVSSVVSDFVQSERPYVVANPAGLPEDEFRQTFPTARAAYLFSADCGELEKILAVTRAGDDPMTEARRELKEYLLGPAGANPMDRFREEIGRLCG
- a CDS encoding TAXI family TRAP transporter solute-binding subunit, giving the protein MSRSWSVRGRRRAAGPVALLMLLVAVLPGLGACREERSQPVPIRIATGSPTAVYHAFGQSLAAILNRELPEVRASVVVTAASAQNVRLVSSAEAELGFTQADVLPTVPRQQPGVLAVARVYDDLLHLVTTAGGPVRTLDDLRGRRVSVGARGSGTEVTATRLLDVARLGGDQVRQEHLGLDDSVAALRAGRIDAFFFSGGLPVRGVAELAAATAIRIVDLGDWTEPLRRGYGEVYVTRDISRSVYGLEPVTTVANPNYLIVRADLPEALVREVTRLLMERRAELAAAHPAAGRMSPRAAIVTTPLPLHPGAADWYRASKP
- a CDS encoding acyltransferase produces the protein MTDTNDRSPSVFVHPTADVEEGAEIGDGTKVWHLAHIRSTAQIGAGCVLGRNVYVDAGVTVGDLVKIQNNVSVYQGVTIEDEVFVGPCAVFTNDFRPRAQNPDWKITPTLIRRGASIGANATLVCGIEVGEYAMIAAGSVVTKDVKPYQLVAGNPARPKGWVDEQGEVVSRDVDNPPQRG
- a CDS encoding DUF952 domain-containing protein; this translates as MIYKMLATSEWERARGAGHFTGTAMDHQDGYIHLSGADQVVETARRVFGGVTGLTLLTVDPARLGDELRWEPSRGGALFPHLYGVLPVSAVVAAEALPADRPAADAVAALLG
- a CDS encoding sensor histidine kinase; translation: MRRRLVVSYLLLMVLVLMALETPLAATLATRETDRVRADRLADATRFASLAGPALRGGVVGPLDSELGAYDELYGIGAAVVDRDRRTVTASVSWEAGPGTESALATALAGQQSSGPESVWPWTDGPVVVAVPINDGGEVLGAVITATPPDAVRRTVTTWWLLLAALGLIAVLACISTAFGLAGWVLRPVTELDSVTHEIAEGDRRARVRPRLGPPELRRLAASFNNMADVVSDVMDRQRAFVAHASHQLRNPLTALRLRVEELGPSLTDPDGRTEHRLALEETDRLAMVLDALLTLARAEREENQRITVDAPAVAASRVTAWQPLARHRSVTLRLAAVDAPAYARTVPTAIDQALDALIDNAVKFSGAGGEVTVTVRSADGGTAVEVRDTGPGMTPSQLDQATERFWRAPDVQNVDGAGLGLTIVAVLVDASDGRLTMRPGEPRGLVAELWFPAPAGDVAPTGGPDGEPPAPGVLPEPRPPAAPERPVDAH
- a CDS encoding response regulator transcription factor, whose translation is MGARVRILLVEDDRRVAAALSSALTRRGYEVEHAATVAAALSAAPCDLVLLDLTLPDGDGTDLCRELRRRSSQLGIIAVTARGEERDRVLGLRLGADDYVVKPFSMVELQARIEAVLRRAAHTVPERNLIEAGPVRIDVGGRTVSVAGRPVALTRKEFDILLSLARQPGVAVPRDRILLDVWGTTWADRHTVEVHVGSLRGKLGDPTLVETVRGVGYRLRSE